A window of Ictalurus furcatus strain D&B chromosome 18, Billie_1.0, whole genome shotgun sequence contains these coding sequences:
- the puraa gene encoding purine-rich element binding protein Aa, with protein sequence MADRDSGSEQGGAATGPALSSMHAVAGGAGSASGLQHDTQELASKRVDIQNKRFYLDVKQNAKGRFLKIAEVGAGGNKSRLTLSMSVAVEFRDYLGDFIEHYAQLGPSNPDAVQDEPRRALKSEFLVRENRKYYMDLKENQRGRFLRIRQTVNRGPGLGSAQGQTIALPAQGLIEFRDALAKLIDDYGVEDEPAELPEGTSLTVDNKRFFFDVGSNKYGVFMRVSEVKPTYRNSITVPYKVWAKFGSTFCKYAEEMKKIQDKQRERRVCEQQQQPGEMHPDDGDED encoded by the coding sequence ATGGCGGACAGAGACAGTGGAAGTGAGCAGGGAGGAGCGGCTACGGGCCCGGCTCTGAGCTCCATGCACGCGGTGGCAGGAGGGGCGGGCTCGGCTTCCGGCCTGCAGCACGACACGCAGGAGCTCGCGTCCAAGCGCGTCGACATCCAGAACAAGCGCTTCTACCTGGACGTGAAGCAGAACGCGAAAGGCCGCTTCCTAAAGATCGCCGAAGTGGGGGCCGGTGGCAACAAGAGCCGCCTGACGCTCTCCATGTCGGTGGCCGTTGAGTTCCGAGACTACCTCGGGGACTTCATCGAGCACTACGCGCAGCTTGGGCCCAGCAACCCGGACGCGGTGCAGGACGAGCCGAGGCGAGCGCTCAAGAGCGAGTTCCTGGTGCGCGAGAATCGGAAGTATTACATGGATCTGAAGGAGAACCAGCGCGGCCGCTTCCTGCGGATCCGACAGACGGTAAACCGGGGGCCTGGCTTGGGCTCGGCGCAGGGCCAGACCATCGCGCTGCCGGCGCAGGGGCTCATCGAGTTCCGCGATGCGCTCGCCAAACTTATCGACGACTACGGCGTGGAGGATGAGCCTGCCGAGCTGCCCGAAGGAACGTCGCTCACTGTGGACAACAAGCGCTTCTTCTTCGACGTGGGCTCCAACAAGTACGGCGTGTTCATGCGCGTGAGCGAGGTGAAGCCCACGTACCGCAACTCCATCACGGTGCCCTACAAAGTGTGGGCCAAGTTCGGCAGCACGTTCTGTAAATACGCCGAGGAGATGAAAAAGATTCAAGACAAGCAGCGGGAGAGGAGGGTGTGCGAGCAGCAACAACAGCCGGGAGAGATGCACCCGGACGACGGGGATGAGGATTGA